A genomic region of Triticum aestivum cultivar Chinese Spring unplaced genomic scaffold, IWGSC CS RefSeq v2.1 scaffold45668, whole genome shotgun sequence contains the following coding sequences:
- the LOC123172254 gene encoding serine carboxypeptidase-like 11 translates to MEAQLLSRLLLLLSFIIVSGEAAPTLVTSLPGFDGALPFRLVTGYVTVDEEHGSELFYYFIESEGDPRRDPVILWLTGGDRCSVLSAVLFEMGPLRFVIEPYDGASGTVPRLHYHPYSWTKAASVLFVDSPVGAGFSFSRDPRGYDVGEVSSSLQLKTFLTKWFTEHPDFLSNHFYVGGDSYAGKIVPNVAQKISEDIEAGLKPTINLKGYLVGNPITGEAIDMDSRVPYLHGVGVISDQLYETIMEHCHGEPYDNPKNVICAQAMDRFKALLEEIYDSQILYKKCNYLSPTPNNETTYGRILQQETGALKHPPPRPQVDCHGYITYLAYVWANNNITRENLGIKAGSMGEWVRCHEKDLPFTHDIESSIKYHRNITSKGYRALVYSGDHDAVVPFLGTQSWVRSLNFPIMDEWRAWHLDGQSAGFTIAYTNNMTFATVKGGGHTAPSYQPERCLAMLTRWISNEPL, encoded by the exons ATGGAGGCGCAACTGCTgtcccggctcctcctcctcctcagcttcATCATCGTCTCCGGCGAGGCGGCCCCGACGCTGGTCACCAGCCTGCCGGGCTTCGACGGCGCCCTCCCGTTCCGCCTTGTGACCGG ATACGTGACGGTGGACGAGgagcacggctcggagctcttctACTACTTCATCGAGTCGGAGGGCGACCCGCGGCGCGACCCGGTCATCCTCTGGCTCACCGGCGGTGACCGCTGCAGCGTGCTCAGCGCTGTGCTCTTCGAGATGGGCCCGCTGAGGTTCGTGATCGAGCCCTACGACGGCGCGTCCGGGACCGTGCCGCGGCTGCACTACCACCCCTACTCCTGGACCAAGGCCGCGAGCGTCCTCTTTGTCGACTCGCCCGtcggcgccggcttctccttctCCCGGGACCCCAGAGGGTACGACGTCGGAGAGGTCTCCTCTTCGCTGCAGCTCAAAACGTTCCTCACCAAG TGGTTCACCGAGCATCCAGATTTCCTCTCAAATCATTTCTATGTCGGGGGAGACTCGTACGCCGGAAAGATCGTACCAAACGTCGCGCAGAAGATCTCAGAAG ATATTGAAGCGGGACTGAAGCCGACAATTAATCTCAAG GGCTATCTGGTAGGCAACCCGATTACTGGTGAGGCCATTGATATGGATTCTAGAGTGCCATATCTTCATGGAGTAGGAGTCATTTCCGATCAGTTGTATGAG ACAATAATGGAGCACTGCCATGGGGAACCTTATGACAACCCCAAGAATGTTATCTGCGCTCAAGCTATGGACAGGTTCAAGGCG TTGCTTGAAGAAATTTATGACTCCCAAATTTTGTATAAAAAGTGCAATTATCTGTCTCCCACACCAAACAATGAGACTACATATGGCAGGATCCTCCAACAAGAAACTGGAGCACTGAAACATCCACCACCTCGGCCTCAAGTGGATTGCCAT GGCTATATTACCTACCTGGCATATGTTTGGGCTAACAACAACATCACACGGGAAAACCTTGGAATAAAGGCG GGGAGCATGGGCGAATGGGTGAGGTGCCATGAAAAAGACCTACCTTTCACCCATGACATTGAGAGCAGTATAAAGTACCATCGTAATATTACGTCAAAAGGTTATCGTGCCTTGGTATATAG TGGAGACCATGATGCTGTTGTACCATTTTTGGGTACACAGTCTTGGGTAAGATCTCTCAACTTCCCCATTATGGATGAATGGAGGGCTTGGCATCTCGATGGACAATCCGCTGG ATTCACAATAGCATATACAAATAACATGACGTTCGCCACCGTAAAG GGTGGTGGACACACTGCACCGTCGTACCAACCTGAGAGATGCCTCGCAATGCTTACGCGTTGGATTTCCAATGAGCCACTCTGA